A single window of Coleofasciculus chthonoplastes PCC 7420 DNA harbors:
- a CDS encoding ABC transporter substrate-binding protein — MEAKYLADYLRNEAGQKQAVVFYNPNSPFTSSLRQEFETRFKEKGGTVVNVKEFNLSKKNFNVEKAITEVNQQAGETALVLLPDGQVTDSLFHAIDLVKVNNGDNWIVGSWSLYGPKSLAIADLKPFDKFVLFSPWLGLSSPNQEFIQNARDLWGGEVSARTALTYDAARAHRQALAMQDKPTRIGMKETLMASNFSAEGATGTIKFEPNGNRWNPPGLLVQVVPCSNRHYGLAFVPIESPYCR; from the coding sequence GTGGAGGCAAAGTATTTAGCCGATTACCTACGTAACGAAGCGGGTCAAAAACAAGCGGTTGTCTTTTACAATCCCAATAGCCCCTTCACCAGCTCGCTGCGACAGGAGTTTGAAACTCGGTTCAAAGAAAAGGGCGGAACAGTTGTTAACGTAAAAGAGTTTAATTTGTCGAAGAAGAATTTCAATGTCGAAAAAGCTATTACTGAAGTCAACCAACAAGCTGGGGAAACAGCCTTGGTTTTACTTCCAGATGGTCAAGTGACGGATTCTCTTTTCCATGCCATTGATTTGGTCAAGGTTAATAATGGTGATAATTGGATAGTAGGAAGCTGGTCTCTCTACGGTCCGAAGAGTCTCGCCATTGCCGATTTAAAACCCTTTGACAAGTTCGTTTTATTTTCGCCTTGGCTGGGCTTGAGTAGTCCCAATCAAGAATTCATTCAAAACGCTCGTGACTTGTGGGGAGGAGAGGTTAGTGCGAGAACGGCTCTCACCTATGATGCGGCTCGTGCCCACAGGCAAGCTTTAGCCATGCAAGATAAACCTACACGCATAGGCATGAAAGAAACATTAATGGCTTCTAACTTTAGTGCAGAAGGAGCAACCGGAACCATTAAGTTTGAACCGAATGGTAATCGCTGGAATCCGCCAGGATTATTAGTACAGGTTGTACCCTGTAGTAACCGACATTACGGTTTAGCATTTGTTCCGATTGAGTCTCCCTATTGTCGGTAA
- a CDS encoding sigma-70 family RNA polymerase sigma factor, giving the protein MVGNQQLNKELRQLAIKAQQHPANTKMRQIALTRLVNAIQRSGQLCRPYSGQFPGLYEDIYSSACNRTFLYICQNIDGYDPNRGEVIAWVNFIMKRRFIDAINEIFSSFVKQSHCSTKRLWTENLEQLVESELNPLLSSEIIFWIKEDPDGLFQTTHISNHTEVNFQYLVIKRIEGYSWRELSEHLKIPLSTLSRFYDRCLTRFSSHLREYLY; this is encoded by the coding sequence ATGGTGGGTAATCAGCAACTCAATAAAGAACTCAGGCAGCTAGCCATCAAAGCACAGCAGCATCCTGCAAATACGAAGATGCGGCAAATAGCGTTAACCCGGTTAGTCAATGCCATTCAGCGTTCCGGTCAACTTTGTCGTCCCTATTCGGGTCAGTTTCCTGGCTTGTATGAGGACATTTATAGTTCCGCCTGCAATCGCACGTTTCTTTATATCTGTCAAAATATTGATGGGTATGATCCGAATCGAGGAGAGGTAATAGCATGGGTTAATTTCATCATGAAAAGACGATTTATTGACGCGATTAATGAGATATTCAGCTCCTTTGTTAAACAAAGCCATTGTTCGACTAAAAGACTGTGGACTGAAAACCTAGAACAGCTTGTAGAATCAGAATTAAATCCTCTTTTATCCTCGGAGATCATATTCTGGATCAAAGAAGATCCAGACGGTCTTTTTCAAACCACACACATCTCGAATCATACCGAGGTAAATTTTCAATATTTAGTGATCAAGAGAATTGAAGGATATTCATGGCGAGAATTATCCGAGCATTTAAAAATCCCACTGTCAACTCTCAGTCGATTCTACGACCGTTGCTTGACTCGGTTTTCTTCCCATTTGCGAGAATATTTGTATTAA
- a CDS encoding Rpn family recombination-promoting nuclease/putative transposase: MSQTHIRFDWAIKKLLRNKANYGVLAGFLSELLGKPIQIQSILEGESNQQAEDDKLNRVDILAENDQGELILIEVQNNTEQDYFHRMLYGTARLITDFLEKGQPYGKVKKVYSVNVVYFSLGQGDDYIYKGTLDFRGLHLEDRLGLSINQQKLFNIQDVYEIFPEYYVIKVNNFNDVAKTTLDEWIYFLKKSQIKEEFTAQGLAEAKENLLVDSLSEEERANYLRFMENRRYEVSLIEGSRSEGRLEGIEEGIEQGKQQEKINIARILKQKGTDIDTITEATGFTRKEIEEL, from the coding sequence ATGTCCCAAACACACATCAGATTTGATTGGGCGATTAAAAAATTACTGAGAAACAAAGCTAATTATGGTGTTTTGGCAGGGTTCTTGAGTGAGTTATTGGGGAAACCCATCCAGATCCAATCAATCCTCGAAGGTGAAAGCAATCAACAAGCCGAGGATGACAAGCTAAATCGAGTCGATATTCTGGCTGAAAATGACCAGGGGGAATTGATTCTCATTGAAGTGCAAAACAATACAGAGCAAGATTATTTCCATCGGATGCTCTATGGCACAGCGAGATTAATTACTGACTTCCTGGAAAAAGGGCAGCCTTATGGGAAGGTCAAAAAAGTTTATTCAGTGAATGTCGTCTACTTTTCTCTGGGACAGGGTGATGATTATATTTACAAAGGGACATTAGATTTTCGGGGTCTTCACTTAGAAGACAGGTTGGGTCTATCAATAAACCAGCAGAAGCTGTTTAATATCCAAGATGTCTATGAGATTTTTCCCGAATATTATGTGATTAAAGTCAACAACTTTAACGACGTAGCTAAGACGACCTTAGACGAATGGATCTATTTCTTGAAAAAGAGCCAAATCAAAGAGGAGTTTACAGCCCAAGGTTTAGCGGAAGCGAAGGAAAATTTACTCGTCGATAGCTTGAGCGAAGAAGAAAGAGCGAACTACCTGAGATTTATGGAGAATCGGCGTTATGAAGTCAGTCTAATCGAAGGTTCGCGCTCAGAGGGAAGATTAGAGGGAATTGAGGAGGGTATAGAGCAAGGCAAACAGCAAGAAAAGATTAACATAGCCAGAATATTAAAACAAAAAGGAACTGATATTGACACAATCACAGAAGCAACAGGATTTACTAGAAAAGAGATTGAGGAACTGTAA
- a CDS encoding DUF2207 domain-containing protein — protein MFNSRQLHRIAIVIMAVFVTILIPITHSTASDIPFYWDSINVEMDVQPNGDMWVTETQHYVFTDDYTNERYRYIPLNKVDEITDVTVTENGQPLATTTGIENNQLWIRWQHPLNPPESHVFVLKYRVIGGIQVNGDKTQVYWKAIFAERQVPVLSGTVSVHLPEVLSGKVLSYTAYGIPATRRSLNGKTFEFVASQLLLPGHELEVQIIFPSSVLNLPQPQWQQFKQFFVYMLWSLPFIGLAIRKVLAHLCPRCRKLTMSKTRSTSYLSYFRGRGRVTYYYYCPNCFYHRTSKKAISWGGGDGGDGGGGGGGGGGGGGGGGGGGGGGGGGGGGGGGG, from the coding sequence ATGTTTAATTCTCGACAACTTCACCGAATCGCCATTGTAATCATGGCAGTTTTCGTGACGATTCTAATTCCAATCACCCATTCAACTGCATCAGACATTCCCTTCTACTGGGATTCCATCAATGTAGAAATGGATGTTCAACCCAATGGTGATATGTGGGTAACAGAAACACAGCATTATGTTTTTACCGATGATTACACCAACGAACGATATCGCTACATTCCTCTGAACAAGGTGGATGAAATTACCGATGTTACGGTTACCGAGAACGGGCAACCTTTAGCAACGACGACAGGAATTGAAAACAATCAACTTTGGATTCGCTGGCAGCATCCTCTGAATCCACCTGAATCTCATGTTTTTGTACTCAAGTATCGCGTCATCGGCGGGATACAAGTCAATGGTGACAAAACCCAGGTTTACTGGAAAGCCATTTTTGCGGAGCGCCAAGTACCTGTTCTATCAGGTACAGTTAGCGTTCACTTACCCGAAGTCCTCTCAGGTAAAGTCCTCAGTTATACAGCCTATGGAATTCCCGCTACTCGTCGAAGTCTTAATGGTAAAACCTTTGAATTTGTTGCCAGTCAATTATTACTACCTGGACATGAACTCGAAGTGCAAATTATCTTTCCCTCATCGGTTTTGAATCTTCCTCAACCTCAATGGCAGCAATTTAAACAATTTTTCGTCTATATGCTCTGGAGTTTGCCATTCATTGGTCTGGCTATCAGAAAAGTTCTTGCCCACCTATGTCCGCGTTGTAGAAAGCTAACGATGAGCAAAACTCGGTCAACGTCCTATTTGTCCTATTTTAGGGGTAGAGGGCGAGTGACTTACTATTACTATTGTCCAAACTGTTTTTATCATCGCACATCTAAAAAGGCTATCTCTTGGGGTGGTGGGGATGGCGGTGATGGTGGCGGTGGCGGTGGTGGTGGTGGTGGTGGTGGTGGCGGCGGTGGTGGCGGAGGTGGCGGTGGCGGTGGCGGAGGTGGAGGTGGCGGTGGCGGTTAA
- a CDS encoding HNH endonuclease — translation MTSVTDGLRRSVVVFSKNYLPLSRVNMKRAVTLLITGKAEPLDWFKGQEYPVHSPSLVVLVPEQIRLTKANCDRVWKVPPVNRREVLRRDKHRCQYCGSPKRLTLDHVIPRSKGGNHGWDNVVTACQSCNSQKGDRTPQQAGMTLLTQPKAPMHPTVAFAEQFWREQHVHLE, via the coding sequence GTGACGAGTGTAACTGACGGATTAAGGCGTTCAGTGGTGGTGTTCTCCAAGAACTACCTACCCCTCAGTCGAGTCAATATGAAGCGGGCGGTGACGCTTTTGATTACGGGCAAAGCCGAACCGCTAGATTGGTTTAAGGGTCAAGAATATCCGGTGCATTCACCCAGCTTAGTCGTGCTGGTTCCCGAACAGATTCGCTTGACCAAAGCTAATTGCGATCGCGTATGGAAAGTCCCGCCCGTAAATCGCCGGGAAGTCTTACGTCGGGACAAGCATCGTTGCCAATACTGTGGTAGCCCCAAACGGCTCACCCTCGACCATGTTATCCCCCGCTCTAAGGGCGGAAACCATGGTTGGGACAATGTAGTTACTGCCTGCCAATCGTGCAACAGTCAAAAAGGCGATCGCACACCCCAGCAAGCGGGAATGACTCTACTCACCCAGCCCAAAGCGCCTATGCATCCCACTGTGGCATTTGCCGAACAGTTCTGGCGCGAACAGCACGTCCACCTGGAATAA
- a CDS encoding serine/threonine protein kinase, whose product MINQLLNDRYRIQSMLGRQRGRRTFLASDLQTHSPVVIKLLLLDPDFTWEDLKLFEREAKTLKALDHPLIPQYLDSFEVDTQLGKGFALVQSYIEARSLQDWMQVGRHFSEADLRAIAQELLKILDYLHTHQPPVIHRDIKPSNILLGDRSGNSLGQIYLVDFGSVQTVADGGTITVVGTYGYMPPEQFGGKTIPASDLYSLGATLIDLLTRTHPADLPSRNGCIRFEGERLASKPFQTWLKLLIQPDLSQRFKNARSALDALQKEQLTLQSLAKVHVKPRGSRVVLTKTDDQLQIVIPPLPLKQKLQVIFSGLKQTSFWCLLLLLGFWKLETLLLVAPFTLWIVSSIWIKIIGKIFEEIQLSIEPREIYLTRNWLGIKKRYSSPTKDIIKLERVTYKEYFDTMQKTSKPKLLYSGLNIWVGNQCYALEKGSLIGGIRQLTPVELDWLAVELSDWLDLPIQTAGEVPILGNQSGISTEVINTESNFRDNTSDIDSASENDLSNLWFFF is encoded by the coding sequence ATGATTAATCAACTCTTGAATGATCGCTACCGTATTCAATCCATGCTCGGTCGCCAAAGAGGGCGGAGGACGTTTTTGGCGAGTGATTTACAAACCCATTCGCCCGTTGTGATCAAATTACTTTTGCTTGATCCGGATTTTACTTGGGAGGATCTGAAACTGTTTGAACGAGAGGCAAAAACTCTCAAGGCTCTTGATCATCCATTAATTCCTCAGTATCTTGACTCCTTTGAGGTTGATACCCAGTTAGGCAAAGGGTTCGCCCTAGTGCAGAGTTACATTGAGGCGCGATCGCTCCAGGACTGGATGCAAGTTGGGCGTCACTTCAGTGAAGCAGATCTCAGGGCAATTGCCCAGGAATTATTAAAAATTTTGGATTACCTCCACACCCACCAACCACCTGTTATTCATCGGGATATTAAGCCAAGCAATATTCTGTTGGGCGATCGTAGTGGGAATAGTCTTGGTCAAATCTATCTCGTTGATTTTGGCTCAGTGCAAACGGTAGCAGATGGTGGCACGATTACAGTCGTCGGTACCTATGGTTATATGCCACCTGAGCAGTTTGGTGGCAAGACAATTCCTGCCTCAGATTTGTATAGCTTGGGTGCTACATTAATTGACTTGCTAACTAGAACCCATCCCGCTGATTTACCCAGCCGCAACGGTTGTATTCGGTTTGAGGGGGAACGACTCGCCAGTAAGCCGTTCCAAACCTGGCTTAAATTACTAATTCAACCCGATCTTAGTCAGCGATTCAAGAATGCTCGGTCAGCCTTGGATGCTTTACAAAAGGAGCAACTGACACTACAGTCCTTAGCAAAGGTTCACGTAAAGCCTAGGGGTAGCCGAGTTGTTCTAACTAAAACGGATGACCAACTACAAATTGTTATTCCTCCGCTTCCCCTTAAACAGAAACTCCAAGTTATTTTTTCTGGGTTGAAGCAAACGAGCTTCTGGTGTCTTCTCTTACTGTTAGGCTTTTGGAAACTTGAAACTTTATTATTGGTTGCACCATTTACGCTGTGGATAGTTTCGTCAATATGGATAAAGATTATTGGCAAAATATTTGAAGAGATTCAGTTGTCCATTGAGCCAAGAGAGATTTACTTAACTAGGAACTGGTTAGGTATTAAAAAAAGATATTCATCACCAACCAAAGATATCATCAAACTTGAGCGCGTCACCTACAAAGAATACTTCGACACCATGCAAAAGACCAGTAAGCCAAAACTTCTGTATAGTGGACTGAATATCTGGGTAGGGAATCAATGTTATGCACTAGAAAAAGGTTCGTTGATTGGGGGAATACGCCAATTGACTCCAGTGGAGCTAGACTGGCTAGCCGTTGAGTTGAGTGATTGGTTGGATTTGCCCATTCAAACAGCCGGGGAAGTCCCTATCTTAGGTAATCAAAGTGGGATATCCACTGAGGTAATAAATACGGAGTCCAATTTCAGAGACAATACCTCAGACATAGACAGTGCCTCAGAGAATGATTTATCCAACCTCTGGTTCTTTTTTTGA
- a CDS encoding alr0857 family protein, whose amino-acid sequence MLKLTYTENSFYLERLAGSLEEWVTARVMLALRAASSLWVESSTASFLLPVDMPHLADLEKAIRQQIIDEISLSICDADYVEVTLKGTWMTSNPQGEEGVFVVKLSDRTEFFLCKLWQESQTYASVINE is encoded by the coding sequence ATGCTGAAACTTACCTACACCGAAAATAGCTTTTACCTCGAGCGTCTAGCGGGTTCTCTAGAGGAATGGGTGACTGCCCGGGTCATGTTGGCTCTACGAGCCGCGTCCAGCCTCTGGGTCGAATCTAGCACCGCCTCGTTTTTACTGCCTGTGGATATGCCTCACTTGGCTGACTTAGAAAAGGCGATTCGGCAACAAATAATCGATGAGATTTCTCTGTCGATTTGCGATGCTGATTATGTCGAAGTTACCCTGAAAGGCACTTGGATGACCTCTAATCCCCAGGGTGAAGAGGGTGTCTTTGTGGTCAAGCTGAGCGATCGCACTGAGTTTTTTCTCTGCAAACTGTGGCAGGAGTCGCAAACTTATGCCTCTGTTATCAATGAATAA
- a CDS encoding ABC transporter substrate-binding protein, giving the protein MSRVVCLTLDGDVDRGIRVILEWGEKGYSYQGRISGRLPANPEITQLYQHWQTNYRQLEEIYRSPRLEELPDYNTSREDCQQVADQLKEKINQWLNATSNEFHRIRENLAVQLNNYKDNDIRVLIQTDNPQLQQLPWHLWDFWERHGSVEIILSTFEYQAIRQKQLKNQIRLLAIFGKNDGIDIIFDEQVLKKTPGIDSCLLQKPTRDQLENRLHDEQGWDIFFFAGHSSTEGDGSTGRLYLNETESLTVDELQNALSTAIKKRLSLAIFNSCDGLGLAKVLADLKIPQVIVMREPVPDEVAHKFLTFFIENFSQGVSLQNAVSIARKRLESIEDRLPYATWLPVMYQHPTAASFTWTPPRNKWQRLGLRFGLGLAVVLSTLMSFDKLAIEPGKTCPPHQGDSISCGEEILLQRLPPRLKERGVKLLAESKYTEAIELLEKSWQKENRDPETLIYLNNALLQAQGAKFYTIAAVVPVIQRQNESTSVTDSELAQEILRGVAQLQTEVNLGLFEGKEKLVENFPGYKFLPKQAIKNQIGLRVVITDDSNDTEAAKQRAEALVKQQEILGVVGHYTSESTVAAIDVYQENKLVVISPGTTTEELTEEPKDVFFGLFIVIEWRQSI; this is encoded by the coding sequence ATGAGTCGAGTGGTATGTTTAACCCTTGATGGTGATGTTGACAGGGGAATTCGAGTCATCCTGGAATGGGGGGAGAAAGGTTACTCTTACCAAGGGAGAATTAGCGGACGTTTACCGGCTAACCCTGAGATTACCCAACTCTATCAACATTGGCAGACCAATTATCGCCAACTTGAGGAAATTTACCGCAGTCCCCGCTTAGAAGAACTCCCTGATTACAATACCTCTAGAGAGGACTGTCAACAAGTCGCGGATCAGTTGAAAGAGAAGATCAACCAATGGCTCAACGCGACATCCAATGAATTTCATCGCATCCGGGAGAATTTAGCCGTTCAGTTAAATAACTATAAAGACAATGACATTCGAGTCTTGATTCAGACTGACAACCCTCAGCTTCAGCAATTACCTTGGCATCTCTGGGATTTTTGGGAACGTCACGGTTCGGTTGAAATTATCTTAAGTACGTTTGAGTATCAGGCAATTCGACAAAAACAACTAAAAAACCAAATCAGACTCTTAGCTATTTTCGGCAAAAATGATGGAATCGATATCATCTTTGACGAACAAGTTTTAAAGAAAACACCGGGGATAGATTCCTGCTTGCTTCAGAAACCGACACGAGATCAGTTAGAAAATAGGCTTCACGATGAACAAGGGTGGGATATCTTCTTCTTTGCGGGTCATAGTTCTACCGAAGGGGATGGTAGCACAGGTAGACTTTATCTGAATGAAACGGAAAGTCTGACCGTTGATGAGTTACAAAACGCTCTATCAACTGCCATAAAAAAACGTTTGAGTTTAGCTATTTTTAATAGCTGTGACGGATTGGGGTTAGCTAAGGTGTTAGCTGACTTAAAGATTCCCCAAGTCATTGTGATGAGAGAACCCGTACCCGATGAAGTCGCCCATAAATTCCTGACCTTTTTTATCGAGAACTTTTCCCAGGGTGTCTCCCTTCAGAATGCAGTTAGTATCGCCAGAAAAAGACTGGAATCGATAGAGGATCGACTGCCTTACGCGACCTGGTTACCTGTGATGTATCAACATCCAACTGCCGCTTCTTTTACCTGGACTCCACCAAGGAATAAGTGGCAAAGGCTTGGTTTAAGATTTGGCTTGGGATTAGCCGTCGTTTTATCTACACTGATGAGCTTTGATAAACTTGCCATAGAACCGGGGAAAACTTGTCCTCCCCATCAGGGGGACTCGATAAGTTGTGGAGAAGAAATTCTGCTGCAACGTTTACCCCCACGGTTAAAGGAAAGGGGGGTCAAATTATTAGCGGAATCGAAGTATACAGAAGCGATTGAGTTGCTTGAGAAATCATGGCAGAAAGAGAACAGAGACCCGGAAACATTAATTTACTTAAACAATGCGCTGCTGCAAGCCCAAGGCGCAAAATTCTACACCATTGCTGCTGTCGTTCCCGTGATTCAAAGGCAGAATGAATCTACATCCGTAACCGATTCAGAATTAGCTCAAGAAATTTTGAGGGGCGTTGCCCAATTACAAACGGAAGTCAACTTGGGTCTCTTTGAGGGTAAGGAAAAACTCGTTGAGAACTTTCCCGGCTATAAGTTTCTGCCCAAGCAAGCGATTAAGAATCAGATAGGTCTGAGAGTTGTCATAACTGATGATAGTAATGATACAGAAGCCGCCAAGCAAAGGGCAGAGGCACTGGTGAAACAGCAAGAGATTCTGGGTGTTGTCGGACACTACACTAGCGAGTCAACGGTAGCCGCGATTGATGTTTACCAAGAAAACAAATTGGTCGTGATATCTCCGGGTACGACTACTGAAGAACTGACAGAAGAGCCGAAAGATGTTTTTTTCGGACTGTTCATAGTAATCGAGTGGAGGCAAAGTATTTAG
- a CDS encoding SLC13 family permease encodes MKANYQRLALIGGPVLATIVFVWLRLVNQSLDECWTAAVTVLCAVWWCFEPIPIPATSLIPFAVFPGAGVLSDKQVATAYGHHLIMLLLGGFMLSTAIEKSGVHRRLAIGMVRLVGRDGGKTLVLGFMLASALLSMWVSNTATTLMLLPIAVAVLEQCANRRLEVPLLLGIAYGASVGGIGTPIGTPPNVIFLAQYEEITGKVFSFLDWMKLGVPVVVLMVPLTWLWLTRHLRGKSTLELPTLNPWSAAEKRVLIIFVITALAWSTRIEPFGGWSRLLGTPEVGDSTVALFMVVVMFILPDGQGGKLLDWETAERIPWGLLILFSGGIAIANAFSASGLSESLGQLLSNLSVLPMLLTLALICLVVTFLTEVTSNTATTTLLMPILGAAALAAKLEPTLLMIPATISASCAFMLPVATAPNAIVYSTGKFPISRMVREGLVLNFFGTLVITLLCYSLLEIN; translated from the coding sequence ATGAAAGCGAATTATCAGAGGTTGGCGTTAATTGGTGGTCCAGTTCTAGCAACGATTGTGTTTGTCTGGCTGCGGCTGGTGAATCAATCCCTGGATGAGTGCTGGACTGCAGCCGTAACCGTACTCTGTGCCGTCTGGTGGTGCTTCGAGCCAATCCCGATTCCGGCTACGTCGCTAATCCCGTTTGCGGTGTTTCCCGGCGCTGGTGTGCTGAGCGACAAACAGGTAGCCACTGCCTATGGTCATCACCTGATCATGTTACTACTCGGCGGATTTATGCTTTCGACGGCGATTGAGAAAAGCGGAGTCCATCGTCGTCTAGCTATTGGGATGGTGCGTCTAGTGGGCAGGGATGGGGGCAAAACTCTCGTGCTAGGATTCATGCTGGCTTCAGCCCTACTGAGTATGTGGGTATCGAACACCGCCACAACACTGATGCTGCTACCAATAGCCGTAGCGGTACTAGAGCAGTGTGCCAATCGACGGCTGGAAGTGCCGTTACTCCTGGGAATCGCCTATGGAGCAAGTGTTGGCGGGATTGGTACTCCTATCGGTACGCCGCCTAATGTCATTTTTCTTGCCCAGTACGAAGAAATTACCGGCAAGGTTTTCAGTTTTCTAGACTGGATGAAATTGGGTGTACCTGTCGTCGTGTTAATGGTGCCTTTAACTTGGCTGTGGCTGACGCGGCATTTGCGGGGTAAATCAACGCTGGAACTCCCCACACTCAATCCTTGGAGCGCTGCCGAAAAACGGGTACTGATTATCTTTGTGATCACGGCTCTAGCCTGGAGTACGCGCATTGAACCCTTTGGTGGCTGGAGTCGGCTGTTGGGTACGCCAGAAGTGGGGGACAGTACGGTGGCACTGTTCATGGTTGTGGTTATGTTCATCCTACCTGATGGTCAAGGGGGTAAACTACTCGACTGGGAAACAGCGGAGCGCATACCCTGGGGTTTACTCATTCTCTTTAGCGGCGGGATTGCCATTGCCAATGCCTTCTCGGCTTCAGGTTTAAGCGAGTCTTTGGGACAATTGCTATCGAATCTGTCAGTTTTGCCGATGCTGTTAACACTGGCACTTATTTGCCTAGTTGTCACCTTTCTGACTGAAGTCACTAGCAATACAGCAACAACCACCCTGCTGATGCCAATTTTGGGTGCAGCGGCATTGGCTGCAAAATTAGAGCCAACCCTGCTGATGATTCCTGCCACGATTAGTGCTAGTTGTGCTTTTATGCTGCCAGTCGCTACAGCTCCCAATGCGATTGTCTACAGTACAGGAAAGTTCCCTATCAGTCGCATGGTACGTGAGGGTTTGGTGTTGAATTTTTTCGGCACATTGGTGATTACTCTGCTCTGTTATTCCCTGCTTGAGATCAATTAA
- a CDS encoding DUF1822 family protein — MNEIVPKETFSVALTKSVHYLANQSAKQQSNPEIAQQVYFNTLTVHTVNFYCQCMGIETNLLERCSQDLVASTSPEVADLSLKNIGTLKCIPVGSESQVVKIPAEVRENQIGYLVVQFNESLTEGTLLGFAKTVKTSELPFIQLGSLEDFLEEIETLTTLINLSQWFENIFEKGWQNFTEAFKPSAPQPAWRFMPNPSQVTPVSHKNKQGRDSESFPSRLGMKKPRVTGVKPINLGTNQTDYALDLVVSLTEAVEQKIDIEVQIHPRDRETLPLGLTLSIIDEAGQVFSERSARINSTILTKRFRGKLKEQFTLKLSLAEASFTENFAV, encoded by the coding sequence ATGAATGAAATAGTGCCAAAAGAAACATTTAGTGTAGCGTTAACTAAATCAGTACATTATCTAGCGAACCAGTCGGCAAAACAGCAGTCTAATCCCGAAATAGCGCAACAAGTTTATTTCAATACTTTGACCGTACATACTGTCAATTTTTACTGTCAGTGTATGGGTATTGAGACAAATTTACTAGAAAGGTGTAGCCAAGATTTAGTGGCATCAACTTCTCCAGAGGTTGCCGATTTATCACTCAAAAATATAGGGACGCTAAAGTGCATTCCGGTCGGCTCAGAGTCCCAAGTGGTTAAGATTCCTGCTGAAGTTAGGGAAAACCAGATTGGCTATTTAGTTGTGCAGTTCAACGAATCCCTTACCGAAGGAACACTACTGGGATTTGCCAAAACGGTGAAAACATCAGAGTTACCGTTCATTCAGTTAGGTTCGCTGGAAGATTTTCTGGAGGAGATAGAAACCCTGACGACACTAATCAACTTGAGTCAGTGGTTTGAGAATATCTTTGAAAAAGGTTGGCAAAATTTTACCGAAGCGTTTAAACCTTCAGCACCGCAACCCGCATGGCGTTTTATGCCAAATCCAAGTCAAGTCACTCCTGTTTCCCACAAAAATAAGCAAGGAAGAGACTCAGAGAGTTTTCCAAGTCGATTGGGGATGAAAAAGCCTAGAGTGACAGGGGTTAAACCCATAAACTTAGGCACAAACCAGACGGATTACGCCCTAGACTTAGTTGTCAGTTTAACCGAAGCCGTTGAGCAAAAAATTGATATCGAAGTGCAAATTCATCCCCGCGATCGCGAAACTCTCCCCCTGGGTCTAACCTTGAGCATAATTGATGAAGCCGGACAAGTGTTTTCCGAACGTTCAGCCAGGATCAATTCGACTATACTCACCAAACGATTTCGCGGTAAACTCAAAGAACAGTTTACGCTAAAATTATCGTTGGCAGAAGCCAGCTTCACCGAAAACTTTGCGGTCTAA